In bacterium, the genomic window TCCCGTCGGTCAGCGCGGGATAGGCCGTTTTGTAATCGTCAAAGACCGCCTGCCAGCCCGTTTCACTGAACGGCGGCAGCAGAGAACCGTTAATCAACGGCCAGTCGGGAATCGAAAGGCCCGACCCGGAGATGCGCACGAATCCTCCCCACAACATCAGCACTGTGATGAGCATGGAAAGGAACAGGAGCCACGAGGCTAACCTGCGTGCAGGGGAAATGTCAGTCATGGCGAATGCGCAATATGAAATATGAAAGATGAAGTCGGAAACGTGAACTCAAGCGCAAGCTGAATTCATATTTCAGATTTCAGATTTCATATATATATCAGGCGACGACCGGAATCGTCTTGAAGTTTTCCTTCGGCGGCGGCGAGCTGGTCATCCATTCCAGCGATCCCTGGATATCGTTGACCTCCCACGCGTCGTCTTTCGTGCCCGCGGCGAGCGGCTGGCGGATCGTCTGATAGACGTTCCACACAAACAGAATGCCGCCGATGAGCATGAACACATAGCCGAACGACATGAACTTATTGAGCGCTTCAAACTCCGGACGGTAGATGTACGTGCGGCGCGCCATGCCTTGCATGCCGGCCCAGTGCATCATGAAGAACGTCATGCTCATGCCGACAAACATGCACCAGAACACGATGTTGCCGATCTTCTCCGACAGGAACTTGCCGGTCATCTTGGGGAACCAGAAGTACGCGGCAGCCAACAGCGACATCACCGATCCGCCGAACAGCACGTAATGCAAGTGCCCGACGACGAAATACGAGTCGTGCAGCTGAATATCCACGGGCACGTTGCCCAGCCATACGCCGCCGATACCGCCGATCACGAAGAGCGAAATCATGCCCAGCGCGAACTTCATCGCGACGGTGAAGCGAATCGTGCCGCCCCAGATGGTGGCCAGCCACGAGAAGATCTTCACGCCTGTCGGCACGGCGATCAGCATGGTCATAAACGCGAAGAACGCGCGTACCCACGGCGACAGCCCGGTCGTGAACATGTGATGCGCCCAAACCATGAAGCCCAAGAAGCCGATGGCCGCGATGGCATAGACCATGCCGGTGTAGCCGAACACGCGCTTACGCGAAAACGCCGCGACGATGTGACTGATGGCACCGAAGCCCGG contains:
- the ctaD gene encoding cytochrome c oxidase subunit I — protein: MAEAKPKSLLLRYLSSTDHKEIGIMYLIFALVMGIVGGFLAGVLRMQLWESSGGVVSPELYNQVVTMHATIMIFFVIIPAMAGFGNYLVPIMIGARDMAFPKLNAFSFWLLIPAALIGIASFFVEGGAAGGGWTSYQPLTSAQYSGTPGVDMWIFVVHLTGASSILGAINFIVTILNMRAPGMNLMKMPLYAWAWLTNAFMILVGTPVLAGAVTMVLFDRHFGTGFFRPSEGGDPVLYQHLFWFYSHPAVYIMIVPGFGAISHIVAAFSRKRVFGYTGMVYAIAAIGFLGFMVWAHHMFTTGLSPWVRAFFAFMTMLIAVPTGVKIFSWLATIWGGTIRFTVAMKFALGMISLFVIGGIGGVWLGNVPVDIQLHDSYFVVGHLHYVLFGGSVMSLLAAAYFWFPKMTGKFLSEKIGNIVFWCMFVGMSMTFFMMHWAGMQGMARRTYIYRPEFEALNKFMSFGYVFMLIGGILFVWNVYQTIRQPLAAGTKDDAWEVNDIQGSLEWMTSSPPPKENFKTIPVVA
- a CDS encoding COX15/CtaA family protein; translated protein: MTDISPARRLASWLLFLSMLITVLMLWGGFVRISGSGLSIPDWPLINGSLLPPFSETGWQAVFDDYKTAYPALTDG